In one Drosophila pseudoobscura strain MV-25-SWS-2005 chromosome X, UCI_Dpse_MV25, whole genome shotgun sequence genomic region, the following are encoded:
- the LOC6901667 gene encoding protein Cep78 homolog isoform X19 has protein sequence MSLGRVSGIRNGMMRELAKKVTVPKLVKKSSKSRSFHFRYLELCRNKNLTPLPEIRKKSNETTLLELYADKLTVSDWLLIIEAIHHDLTLKTFVLRMRRTYQHNTIDPIDTENRARRFTQRPVIFTRFIFRALVQAISNCVLSNKNLTVVKLEGLPLYEGYIEGITKSLSGNDRLETLSFRKSTLGDKGCQLVCNTAKYLNRITIVDLSECNITCQGAVYVAEMIKIQKISRFTEGWEKSLRYQTPDMNSLLGLRTVLLANNPNIGDKGLSCIVDVLKEDAWIRVVDMQGCGLTDVGANDILSLLDLNTFIKEFHVRNNVGISQALQRTIHERLLPPEIEHKQEDEFDSNFLRDTENGKYPQGKKATIVKLLSHAKAVEDKLAFERVLRQKAEDLNFKLTKQLMYKDSQMADDNVSQRPDTPKDHMQMKKDVKVSPTPRQMRKTNEYIEMKEDFQESPTHRQMRKTKEYMEMEEDVPESPTYRQMRKTKEYMEMKEDVPESPRYRQMRKTKEYMEMKEDVPESPRYRQMRKTKEYMEMKEDVPESPTYRQMRKTKEYMEKKEDVPESPTYRQMRKTNEYLEMEEDVPESPKYRQMRKNKEYMEMKEDVRESPKYRQMRKTNEYLEMEEDVPESPKYRQMRKNKEYMEMKEDVRESPQYRQMRKTNEYLEMEGDVPESPKYRQMRKTKEYMEMKEDVRESPKYRQMRKTNEYLEMEEDVPESPKYRQMRKTNEYQEMEEDVPESPTYRQMRKTNEYLEMEEDVPESPKYRQMRKTNEYLEMEEDVPESPTYRQMRQTNEYLEMEEEYLSGSSTYCATLVGSSMTTPELTPRSDAKTLCPYDESEDTDSRSQGMDPMEFSHLDVRKVRSEMKYVESNVNEGKKNRESKSDHEFANELHFKLNSMVHFERDIGDSAKVSAKQAHRYEDAGDEQDIGPTSMIQDGSKQVVEQINLPTKKKTGVVKAGQKQRRARNDGGGDGQCNSVEQSEHHIGPTVMIKDGQTQEQDRNDGGGDGKRSKVAKQRRRAKMPDSIG, from the exons atGTCTCTCGGCCGTGTGTCGGGGATACGGAATGGTATGATGAGAGAGCTAGCAAAGAAGGTGACGGTGCCGAAGCTCGTAAAGAAATCAAGCAAGAGCCGGTCGTTCCATTTCCGCTATCTGGAACTATGTCGCAACAAGAACCTGACACCGCTACCTGAGATACGCAAAAAGTCAAATGAGACCACACTTCTAGAGTTATACGCCGACAAGCTGACCGTGAGCGACTGGCTCCTGATCATCGAGGCCATTCACCATGATCTGACTTTGAAGACCTTTGTGCTGCGCATGCGTCGCACCTATCAGCACA ATACAATTGATCCCATCGACACGGAGAATCGTGCCCGACGCTTTACCCAGCGTCCCGTGATATTTACGCGCTTTATTTTCCGTGCCCTCGTCCAGGCCATCTCAAATTGTGTTTTGAGCAACAAGAATCTCACAGTGGTCAAGCTGGAGGGTCTTCCCCTTTATGAAGGATACATCGAGGGCATTACCAAG TCGCTGTCCGGCAACGACCGCCTGGAGACATTGAGCTTCCGCAAGTCCACGCTCGGGGACAAGGGCTGCCAACTGGTTTGCAATACAGCCAAGTACCTCAACCGCATTACCATAGTCGATCTATCCGAGTGCAACATCACCTGCCAAGGGGCCGTTTACGTGGCCGAAATGATCAAG ATTCAAAAGATTTCACGTTTCACGGAGGGGTGGGAGAAATCGTTGCGCTACCAGACTCCCGATATGAATTCGTTGTTGGGCTTGCGCACGGTTCTTCTCGCGAACAATCCCAATATTGGGGACAAAGGCCTCTCATGCATCGTCGATGTGCTGAAGGAGGATGCCTGGATAAGGG TCGTCGACATGCAGGGCTGTGGCCTGACAGATGTTGGAGCCAATGATATACTCAGCCTACTGGATCTGAATACTTTCATCAAGGAGTTCCATGTACGCAACAACGTGGGGATCAGCCAGGCATTGCAGCGTACCATTCACGAACGCCTGCTGCCGCCCGAAATCGAACATAAGCAGGAAGACGAGTTCGATTCCAACTTTTTGAGAGACACAGAAAACGGAAAATATCCCCAGGGCAAGAAGGCTACTATCGTCAAATTGCTCTCGCACGCCAAGGCCGTTGAGGACAAGCTGGCCTTCGAGCGCGTTCTACGTCAGAAGGCCGAGGACCTGAACTTCAAGCTCACCAAGCAACTAATGTACAAGGACAGCCAGATGGCCGATGACAACGTCTCGCAACGCCCCGATACGCCCAAAGATCATATGCAAATGAAGAAGGACGTCAAAGT ATCGCCGACACCCCGCCAGATGCGCAAGACCAACGAATATATAGAAATGAAGGAAGACTTCCAAGA GTCGCCAACACATCGCCAGATGCGCAAGACCAAGGAATATATGGAGATGGAAGAAGACGTCCCAGA GTCGCCAACATATCGCCAGATGCGCAAGACCAAGGAATATATGGAAATGAAGGAAGACGTGCCAGA GTCGCCAAGATATCGCCAGATGCGCAAGACCAAGGAATATATGGAAATGAAGGAAGACGTGCCAGA GTCGCCAAGATATCGCCAGATGCGCAAGACCAAGGAATATATGGAAATGAAGGAAGACGTGCCAGA ATCGCCAACATATCGCCAGATGCGCAAGACCAAGGAATATATGGAAAAGAAGGAAGACGTGCCAGA GTCGCCAACATATCGCCAGATGCGCAAGACCAACGAATATCTGGAGATGGAAGAAGACGTGCCAGA GTCACCAAAATATCGCCAGATGCGCAAGAACAAGGAATATATGGAAATGAAGGAAGACGTGCGAGA GTCGCCGAAATATCGCCAGATGCGCAAGACAAACGAATATCTGGAGATGGAAGAAGACGTGCCAGA GTCACCAAAATATCGCCAGATGCGCAAGAACAAGGAATATATGGAAATGAAGGAAGACGTGCGAGA GTCGCCGCAATATCGCCAGATGCGCAAGACCAACGAATATCTGGAGATGGAAGGAGACGTGCCAGA GTCACCAAAATATCGCCAGATGCGCAAGACCAAGGAATATATGGAAATGAAGGAAGACGTGCGAGA GTCGCCGAAATATCGCCAAATGCGCAAGACCAACGAATATCTGGAGATGGAAGAAGACGTCCCGGA GTCGCCAAAATATCGCCAGATGCGCAAGACCAACGAATATCAGGAGATGGAAGAAGACGTGCCAGA GTCACCGACATATCGCCAGATGCGCAAGACCAACGAATATCTGGAGATGGAAGAAGACGTCCCGGA GTCGCCAAAATATCGCCAGATGCGCAAGACCAACGAATATCTGGAGATGGAAGAAGACGTGCCAGA GTCGCCGACATATCGTCAGATGCGCCAGACCAACGAATATCTGGAGATGGAAGAAGAATACCTCTCAGg ATCATCGACTTATTGCGCGACACTGGTGGGCAGCTCCATGACTACCCCGGAGTTGACTCCACGCAGCGACGCGAAAACGCTGTGTCCGTACGATGAATCTGAGGATACCGATAGCCGTTCCCAGGGAATGGACCCAATGGAGTTCAGCCATTTGGACGTTCGCAAGGTGCGCAGCGAGATGAAATACGTTGAGAGTAACGTGAATGAAGGCAAAAAGAATCGCGAGTCGAAGTCTGACCACGAGTTCGCCAACGAACTACAT TTCAAGCTAAACTCGATGGTACATTTCGAGCGGGATATTGGCGACAGTGCCAAAGTGTCCGCCAAACAAGCTCATCGTTACGAAGACGCCGGAGACGAGCAGGACATTGGTCCTACATCCATGATTCAGGACGGTTCTAAGCAAGTCGTGGAGCAAATCAATCTGCCAACTAAGAAGAAGACAGGCGTGGTCAAGGCCGGACAAAAGCAACGTCGTGCTCGTAACGATGGAGGCGGTGACGGACAATGCAACTCCGTAGAACAATCAGAGCATCACATTGGGCCCACTGTCATGATAAAGGACGGTCAAACACAGGAACAAGATCGTAATGATGGTGGTGGAGACGGCAAGCGTTCGAAGGTGGCAAAACAGCGACGCCGTGCTAAGATGCCGGACAGTATCGGTTAA
- the LOC6901667 gene encoding protein Cep78 homolog isoform X36, translated as MSLGRVSGIRNGMMRELAKKVTVPKLVKKSSKSRSFHFRYLELCRNKNLTPLPEIRKKSNETTLLELYADKLTVSDWLLIIEAIHHDLTLKTFVLRMRRTYQHNTIDPIDTENRARRFTQRPVIFTRFIFRALVQAISNCVLSNKNLTVVKLEGLPLYEGYIEGITKSLSGNDRLETLSFRKSTLGDKGCQLVCNTAKYLNRITIVDLSECNITCQGAVYVAEMIKIQKISRFTEGWEKSLRYQTPDMNSLLGLRTVLLANNPNIGDKGLSCIVDVLKEDAWIRVVDMQGCGLTDVGANDILSLLDLNTFIKEFHVRNNVGISQALQRTIHERLLPPEIEHKQEDEFDSNFLRDTENGKYPQGKKATIVKLLSHAKAVEDKLAFERVLRQKAEDLNFKLTKQLMYKDSQMADDNVSQRPDTPKDHMQMKKDVKVSPTPRQMRKTNEYIEMKEDFQESPTHRQMRKTKEYMEMEEDVPESPTYRQMRKTKEYMEMKEDVPESPTYRQMRKTNEYLEMEEDVPESPTYRQMRQTNEYLEMEEEYLSGSSTYCATLVGSSMTTPELTPRSDAKTLCPYDESEDTDSRSQGMDPMEFSHLDVRKVRSEMKYVESNVNEGKKNRESKSDHEFANELHFKLNSMVHFERDIGDSAKVSAKQAHRYEDAGDEQDIGPTSMIQDGSKQVVEQINLPTKKKTGVVKAGQKQRRARNDGGGDGQCNSVEQSEHHIGPTVMIKDGQTQEQDRNDGGGDGKRSKVAKQRRRAKMPDSIG; from the exons atGTCTCTCGGCCGTGTGTCGGGGATACGGAATGGTATGATGAGAGAGCTAGCAAAGAAGGTGACGGTGCCGAAGCTCGTAAAGAAATCAAGCAAGAGCCGGTCGTTCCATTTCCGCTATCTGGAACTATGTCGCAACAAGAACCTGACACCGCTACCTGAGATACGCAAAAAGTCAAATGAGACCACACTTCTAGAGTTATACGCCGACAAGCTGACCGTGAGCGACTGGCTCCTGATCATCGAGGCCATTCACCATGATCTGACTTTGAAGACCTTTGTGCTGCGCATGCGTCGCACCTATCAGCACA ATACAATTGATCCCATCGACACGGAGAATCGTGCCCGACGCTTTACCCAGCGTCCCGTGATATTTACGCGCTTTATTTTCCGTGCCCTCGTCCAGGCCATCTCAAATTGTGTTTTGAGCAACAAGAATCTCACAGTGGTCAAGCTGGAGGGTCTTCCCCTTTATGAAGGATACATCGAGGGCATTACCAAG TCGCTGTCCGGCAACGACCGCCTGGAGACATTGAGCTTCCGCAAGTCCACGCTCGGGGACAAGGGCTGCCAACTGGTTTGCAATACAGCCAAGTACCTCAACCGCATTACCATAGTCGATCTATCCGAGTGCAACATCACCTGCCAAGGGGCCGTTTACGTGGCCGAAATGATCAAG ATTCAAAAGATTTCACGTTTCACGGAGGGGTGGGAGAAATCGTTGCGCTACCAGACTCCCGATATGAATTCGTTGTTGGGCTTGCGCACGGTTCTTCTCGCGAACAATCCCAATATTGGGGACAAAGGCCTCTCATGCATCGTCGATGTGCTGAAGGAGGATGCCTGGATAAGGG TCGTCGACATGCAGGGCTGTGGCCTGACAGATGTTGGAGCCAATGATATACTCAGCCTACTGGATCTGAATACTTTCATCAAGGAGTTCCATGTACGCAACAACGTGGGGATCAGCCAGGCATTGCAGCGTACCATTCACGAACGCCTGCTGCCGCCCGAAATCGAACATAAGCAGGAAGACGAGTTCGATTCCAACTTTTTGAGAGACACAGAAAACGGAAAATATCCCCAGGGCAAGAAGGCTACTATCGTCAAATTGCTCTCGCACGCCAAGGCCGTTGAGGACAAGCTGGCCTTCGAGCGCGTTCTACGTCAGAAGGCCGAGGACCTGAACTTCAAGCTCACCAAGCAACTAATGTACAAGGACAGCCAGATGGCCGATGACAACGTCTCGCAACGCCCCGATACGCCCAAAGATCATATGCAAATGAAGAAGGACGTCAAAGT ATCGCCGACACCCCGCCAGATGCGCAAGACCAACGAATATATAGAAATGAAGGAAGACTTCCAAGA GTCGCCAACACATCGCCAGATGCGCAAGACCAAGGAATATATGGAGATGGAAGAAGACGTCCCAGA GTCGCCAACATATCGCCAGATGCGCAAGACCAAGGAATATATGGAAATGAAGGAAGACGTGCCAGA GTCGCCAACATATCGCCAGATGCGCAAGACCAACGAATATCTGGAGATGGAAGAAGACGTGCCAGA GTCGCCGACATATCGTCAGATGCGCCAGACCAACGAATATCTGGAGATGGAAGAAGAATACCTCTCAGg ATCATCGACTTATTGCGCGACACTGGTGGGCAGCTCCATGACTACCCCGGAGTTGACTCCACGCAGCGACGCGAAAACGCTGTGTCCGTACGATGAATCTGAGGATACCGATAGCCGTTCCCAGGGAATGGACCCAATGGAGTTCAGCCATTTGGACGTTCGCAAGGTGCGCAGCGAGATGAAATACGTTGAGAGTAACGTGAATGAAGGCAAAAAGAATCGCGAGTCGAAGTCTGACCACGAGTTCGCCAACGAACTACAT TTCAAGCTAAACTCGATGGTACATTTCGAGCGGGATATTGGCGACAGTGCCAAAGTGTCCGCCAAACAAGCTCATCGTTACGAAGACGCCGGAGACGAGCAGGACATTGGTCCTACATCCATGATTCAGGACGGTTCTAAGCAAGTCGTGGAGCAAATCAATCTGCCAACTAAGAAGAAGACAGGCGTGGTCAAGGCCGGACAAAAGCAACGTCGTGCTCGTAACGATGGAGGCGGTGACGGACAATGCAACTCCGTAGAACAATCAGAGCATCACATTGGGCCCACTGTCATGATAAAGGACGGTCAAACACAGGAACAAGATCGTAATGATGGTGGTGGAGACGGCAAGCGTTCGAAGGTGGCAAAACAGCGACGCCGTGCTAAGATGCCGGACAGTATCGGTTAA
- the LOC6901667 gene encoding protein Cep78 homolog isoform X8, which produces MSLGRVSGIRNGMMRELAKKVTVPKLVKKSSKSRSFHFRYLELCRNKNLTPLPEIRKKSNETTLLELYADKLTVSDWLLIIEAIHHDLTLKTFVLRMRRTYQHNTIDPIDTENRARRFTQRPVIFTRFIFRALVQAISNCVLSNKNLTVVKLEGLPLYEGYIEGITKSLSGNDRLETLSFRKSTLGDKGCQLVCNTAKYLNRITIVDLSECNITCQGAVYVAEMIKIQKISRFTEGWEKSLRYQTPDMNSLLGLRTVLLANNPNIGDKGLSCIVDVLKEDAWIRVVDMQGCGLTDVGANDILSLLDLNTFIKEFHVRNNVGISQALQRTIHERLLPPEIEHKQEDEFDSNFLRDTENGKYPQGKKATIVKLLSHAKAVEDKLAFERVLRQKAEDLNFKLTKQLMYKDSQMADDNVSQRPDTPKDHMQMKKDVKVSPTPRQMRKTNEYIEMKEDFQESPTHRQMRKTKEYMEMEEDVPESPTYRQMRKTKEYMEMKEDVPESPRYRQMRKTKEYMEMKEDVPESPRYRQMRKTKEYMEMKEDVPESPTYRQMRKTKEYMEKKEDVPESPTYRQMRKTNEYLEMEEDVPESPKYRQMRKNKEYMEMKEDVRESPKYRQMRKTNEYLEMEEDVPESPKYRQMRKNKEYMEMKEDVRESPQYRQMRKTNEYLEMEGDVPESPKYRQMRKTKEYMEMKEDVRESPKYRQMRKTNEYLEMEEDVPESPKYRQMRKTKEYMEMKEDVRESPKYRQMRKTNEYLEMEEDVPESPKYRQMRKTNEYQEMEEDVPESPTYRQMRKTNEYLEMEEDVPESPKYRQMRKTNEYLEMEEDVPESPTYRQMRQTNEYLEMEEEYLSGSSTYCATLVGSSMTTPELTPRSDAKTLCPYDESEDTDSRSQGMDPMEFSHLDVRKVRSEMKYVESNVNEGKKNRESKSDHEFANELHFKLNSMVHFERDIGDSAKVSAKQAHRYEDAGDEQDIGPTSMIQDGSKQVVEQINLPTKKKTGVVKAGQKQRRARNDGGGDGQCNSVEQSEHHIGPTVMIKDGQTQEQDRNDGGGDGKRSKVAKQRRRAKMPDSIG; this is translated from the exons atGTCTCTCGGCCGTGTGTCGGGGATACGGAATGGTATGATGAGAGAGCTAGCAAAGAAGGTGACGGTGCCGAAGCTCGTAAAGAAATCAAGCAAGAGCCGGTCGTTCCATTTCCGCTATCTGGAACTATGTCGCAACAAGAACCTGACACCGCTACCTGAGATACGCAAAAAGTCAAATGAGACCACACTTCTAGAGTTATACGCCGACAAGCTGACCGTGAGCGACTGGCTCCTGATCATCGAGGCCATTCACCATGATCTGACTTTGAAGACCTTTGTGCTGCGCATGCGTCGCACCTATCAGCACA ATACAATTGATCCCATCGACACGGAGAATCGTGCCCGACGCTTTACCCAGCGTCCCGTGATATTTACGCGCTTTATTTTCCGTGCCCTCGTCCAGGCCATCTCAAATTGTGTTTTGAGCAACAAGAATCTCACAGTGGTCAAGCTGGAGGGTCTTCCCCTTTATGAAGGATACATCGAGGGCATTACCAAG TCGCTGTCCGGCAACGACCGCCTGGAGACATTGAGCTTCCGCAAGTCCACGCTCGGGGACAAGGGCTGCCAACTGGTTTGCAATACAGCCAAGTACCTCAACCGCATTACCATAGTCGATCTATCCGAGTGCAACATCACCTGCCAAGGGGCCGTTTACGTGGCCGAAATGATCAAG ATTCAAAAGATTTCACGTTTCACGGAGGGGTGGGAGAAATCGTTGCGCTACCAGACTCCCGATATGAATTCGTTGTTGGGCTTGCGCACGGTTCTTCTCGCGAACAATCCCAATATTGGGGACAAAGGCCTCTCATGCATCGTCGATGTGCTGAAGGAGGATGCCTGGATAAGGG TCGTCGACATGCAGGGCTGTGGCCTGACAGATGTTGGAGCCAATGATATACTCAGCCTACTGGATCTGAATACTTTCATCAAGGAGTTCCATGTACGCAACAACGTGGGGATCAGCCAGGCATTGCAGCGTACCATTCACGAACGCCTGCTGCCGCCCGAAATCGAACATAAGCAGGAAGACGAGTTCGATTCCAACTTTTTGAGAGACACAGAAAACGGAAAATATCCCCAGGGCAAGAAGGCTACTATCGTCAAATTGCTCTCGCACGCCAAGGCCGTTGAGGACAAGCTGGCCTTCGAGCGCGTTCTACGTCAGAAGGCCGAGGACCTGAACTTCAAGCTCACCAAGCAACTAATGTACAAGGACAGCCAGATGGCCGATGACAACGTCTCGCAACGCCCCGATACGCCCAAAGATCATATGCAAATGAAGAAGGACGTCAAAGT ATCGCCGACACCCCGCCAGATGCGCAAGACCAACGAATATATAGAAATGAAGGAAGACTTCCAAGA GTCGCCAACACATCGCCAGATGCGCAAGACCAAGGAATATATGGAGATGGAAGAAGACGTCCCAGA GTCGCCAACATATCGCCAGATGCGCAAGACCAAGGAATATATGGAAATGAAGGAAGACGTGCCAGA GTCGCCAAGATATCGCCAGATGCGCAAGACCAAGGAATATATGGAAATGAAGGAAGACGTGCCAGA GTCGCCAAGATATCGCCAGATGCGCAAGACCAAGGAATATATGGAAATGAAGGAAGACGTGCCAGA ATCGCCAACATATCGCCAGATGCGCAAGACCAAGGAATATATGGAAAAGAAGGAAGACGTGCCAGA GTCGCCAACATATCGCCAGATGCGCAAGACCAACGAATATCTGGAGATGGAAGAAGACGTGCCAGA GTCACCAAAATATCGCCAGATGCGCAAGAACAAGGAATATATGGAAATGAAGGAAGACGTGCGAGA GTCGCCGAAATATCGCCAGATGCGCAAGACAAACGAATATCTGGAGATGGAAGAAGACGTGCCAGA GTCACCAAAATATCGCCAGATGCGCAAGAACAAGGAATATATGGAAATGAAGGAAGACGTGCGAGA GTCGCCGCAATATCGCCAGATGCGCAAGACCAACGAATATCTGGAGATGGAAGGAGACGTGCCAGA GTCACCAAAATATCGCCAGATGCGCAAGACCAAGGAATATATGGAAATGAAGGAAGACGTGCGAGA GTCGCCGAAATATCGCCAAATGCGCAAGACCAACGAATATCTGGAGATGGAAGAAGACGTCCCGGA GTCACCAAAATATCGCCAGATGCGCAAGACCAAGGAATATATGGAAATGAAGGAAGACGTGCGAGA GTCGCCGAAATATCGCCAAATGCGCAAGACCAACGAATATCTGGAGATGGAAGAAGACGTCCCGGA GTCGCCAAAATATCGCCAGATGCGCAAGACCAACGAATATCAGGAGATGGAAGAAGACGTGCCAGA GTCACCGACATATCGCCAGATGCGCAAGACCAACGAATATCTGGAGATGGAAGAAGACGTCCCGGA GTCGCCAAAATATCGCCAGATGCGCAAGACCAACGAATATCTGGAGATGGAAGAAGACGTGCCAGA GTCGCCGACATATCGTCAGATGCGCCAGACCAACGAATATCTGGAGATGGAAGAAGAATACCTCTCAGg ATCATCGACTTATTGCGCGACACTGGTGGGCAGCTCCATGACTACCCCGGAGTTGACTCCACGCAGCGACGCGAAAACGCTGTGTCCGTACGATGAATCTGAGGATACCGATAGCCGTTCCCAGGGAATGGACCCAATGGAGTTCAGCCATTTGGACGTTCGCAAGGTGCGCAGCGAGATGAAATACGTTGAGAGTAACGTGAATGAAGGCAAAAAGAATCGCGAGTCGAAGTCTGACCACGAGTTCGCCAACGAACTACAT TTCAAGCTAAACTCGATGGTACATTTCGAGCGGGATATTGGCGACAGTGCCAAAGTGTCCGCCAAACAAGCTCATCGTTACGAAGACGCCGGAGACGAGCAGGACATTGGTCCTACATCCATGATTCAGGACGGTTCTAAGCAAGTCGTGGAGCAAATCAATCTGCCAACTAAGAAGAAGACAGGCGTGGTCAAGGCCGGACAAAAGCAACGTCGTGCTCGTAACGATGGAGGCGGTGACGGACAATGCAACTCCGTAGAACAATCAGAGCATCACATTGGGCCCACTGTCATGATAAAGGACGGTCAAACACAGGAACAAGATCGTAATGATGGTGGTGGAGACGGCAAGCGTTCGAAGGTGGCAAAACAGCGACGCCGTGCTAAGATGCCGGACAGTATCGGTTAA